A single Eptesicus fuscus isolate TK198812 unplaced genomic scaffold, DD_ASM_mEF_20220401 scaffold_52, whole genome shotgun sequence DNA region contains:
- the LOC129148472 gene encoding tigger transposable element-derived protein 1-like has product MPTRKYIAKEKTASGHKASKKRLSLLLGANAAGDFKLKPLVCLAENPRANKGIWKGQLPVIWKSNKKAWVTLSVFEDWFTNHFVPEVKDYCASRGLPFKVLLVLDSAPCHPADLNDIHPNIKVAYLPPNSTSLLQPMGQGVIASFKAYYLRRTFAMAFRAMEKDKELTLKDFWKSYNVLAAVKNISDSWDEVKQTNLNGVWKKLCPQFVNDFHGFEDSVEVVIKNVVELSKQLDLEVEADDVTELLASHGEELSAEDLTQLKNQFIEDEDTPTPEPRRFTSTELARAFAMIEDGLARFEAQDPNIDRYTKVARGVMDSLRCYKEIWEDRMKVSLQTILEHYFKKVERPATDHVPSASYASPDSPDPASPAPSASSASPDSSDPGSPAPSAGSVSQDSPDPGSPAPSARSASPDSPDPVSHASSAGSASQTSSPQQPSVSLSFPTLQHPVCKPTTVKKDMNFEDVAIAFSQEEWEIIDEAQRNLYCDVMLEVFALVSFIGRVTLSRSSASNSAPFLSIKTLCQLYSLYT; this is encoded by the exons ATGCCTACACGTAAGTACATTGCCAAGGAGAAGACAGCATCAGGCCATAAAGCCAGCAAGAAGAGATTGAGTTTGCTACTTGGGGCTAATGCTGCTGGTGACTTCAAGCTGAAGCCCTTGGTGTGTCTGGCCGAGAATCCAAGGGCAAACAAGGGCATATGGAAGGGTCAACTACCTGTCATCTGGAAATCTAACAAGAAGGCATGGGTGACACTCAGCGTATTTGAGGACTGGTTCACCAACCATTTTGTGCCAGAAGTCAAGGACTACTGTGCTTCAAGGGGGTTGCCCTTTAAGGTGTTGCTAGTGCTGGACAGTGCCCCTTGTCACCCTGCTGATTTGAATGACATTCATCCAAATATCAAGGTGGCTTACCTTCCACCTAACAGCACCTCCCTTTTACAGCCTATGGGCCAAGGTGTCATTGCCTCTTTCAAGGCCTACTACCTCCGAAGGACATTTGCTATGGCTTTTAGGGCAAtggagaaggataaagagttgACTCTCAAGGACTTTTGGAAATCTTATAATGTTcttgctgctgtaaaaaacatTTCTGATTCTTGGGATGAAGTTAAGCAGACGAACttgaatggtgtttggaaaaaatTGTGTCCCCAGTTTGTGAACGATTTCCATGGCTTTGAGGATTCAGTTGAGGTTGTCATCAAGAATGTTGTTGAGTTGAGTAAGCAGCTTGATTTGGAGGTGGAGGCTGATGATGTCACAGAGCTGCTGGCATCTCATGGAGAGGAGCTGTCTGCCGAGGACCTCACTCAACTGAAAAATCAGTTCATTGAAGATGAAGACACACCAACCCCAGAGCCCAGGAGATTTACAAGCACGGAATTAGCGAGGGCCTTTGCCATGATAGAGGATGGCTTGGCAAGGTTTGAGGCTCAGGACCCCAACATTGATAGGTACACTAAGGTTGCTAGAGGGGTCATGGATAGCCTGCGATGTTACAAGGAGATTTGGGAGGACAGGATGAAGGTATCCCTCCAGACTATCCTCGAACATTATTTTAAGAAGGTGGAGAGGCCTGCAACAGATCATGTACCCTCTGCCTCATATGCTTCTCCAGACTCACCTGACCCAgcatctccagcaccttctgcaaGTTCTGCTTCTCCGGACTCATCTGACCCAggatctccagcaccttctgcaggtTCTGTTTCTCAGGACTCACCTGACCCAggatctccagcaccttctgcacGTTCTGCCTCTCCGGACTCACCTGACCCAGTATCACATGCATCTTCTGCAGGTTCTGCCTCTCAAACCTCCTCCCCACAGCAGCCTAGTGTAAGCCTGTCTTTCCCCACTTTGCAACATCCAGTGTGCAAGCCAACAACAGTCAAAAAG gatatgaactttgaggacgtggccattgccttctctcaggaggagtgggagatcattgatgaggctcagagaaatctGTACTgtgatgtgatgctggaagtgtttgcacttgtaTCATTCATAG